GAATTACTTCCGGCTGTAAACGCACTAATTCTGCTGTCACCTGCTTGAGATAGAGGGAGGTGGGGCTGATGCCAGTCTGAAACGCAATTGCTTTTCCTAAAGGCGGAACATTTTTTCCGAAAACCGTAACCGGATATTCCCCCGCTTCACGGGAGACCCGTTCACGTACAGAAATCTCGACCGATCCTGCCCCAAGTCCTTGCATTGGTAAATTACCAGGTGTTACGACGGCTTTTCCTCGTCTTTTCTCCTCTGTACACTCATACTCTTCTTTTTGTTCCGCTAGGTAGGCCGCATAAGCCATCGGATACTCAAAAGTACGATTCCATAACTGAAACTCACGCGCTTGCCGGAACGTAATACGTAAATCCCGCCCATTCACTTCGATGATCCATACATTGCCACTGTGATCAATCCCCACATCAAAGCCCAGATCTGCTAAGCCCGCATCCATTTCACCCAGTTGATCGGCAGCTCGAAGTACGACTTCATCAATTTTAGCCGAAATCTCCTCAAAGGAATAAGCACTTAAGTGATAAACGGATGAGAAAGGTAGCGCCCTTCCCCCAACTGATACATTGGTTGCAATCCCACTGCTCGGTCCTACTTTAGCTACTTGCCCTGCCACTTGCCACTTCCCTTCTCGACCACGCAAAGCTGATACACGCAGATCATACGGACATCCTTCTAGGCTGGCGAGAGGAATGGCTTGTTGCACAAGATATTTCCCTTGCTTCATCAATTTATGTTGAAGTTTTCTCCAATCTGATGATGCCAATATACGTGTTGGCGTTTTCCGGGGGTACGAAACACGTACTTTATCCCCGCCTACTCTTTCTACTTTCACCAGACCGATCGCCAAACTTTTATTCGTTGGTTTCAAATAGACACAAGAGTAGGTATCCAATAACCGCTCCGACTCTTCCAAAGTAAGGAGTGACGTCTCTGGCAAGTGCGGCTTTATCTCAGGGTTTTGTACTAATTTAGAATATACATCCCACTTATCAAGGCGATTATTAGCATTGTACAACGTAAGTCCATGAAGCGACTTCAACTGAATCAACTTTTTGACAGATTTACCGAAAGGTCGCGTGCGATGGTGTATCCAACGTGGTAGTGGAAACATACGAGATTCGTAATGTCCCGCCCCTGTTCGTATATAAGCACGCACTTCTCTGCGAGAAAACCTAATATCATCAAGTGAGAAAAAGATTGGCTTGACACCGTGCTTAGATCCATATAGATCATAGAGGGCAAAGGATTCATATGGGGAACACCCTTTTAGCCCGTTTTTCAAGGTGCCCTTGCTGACCAATACACCTACAATCTGTGCCACGTGATCCCCTCCTTCTTCCCTATATCCATATGCCATACAGGACAAAAGGAACGGGCGCTCCCCGAAAAAACAATAAAAATAGACAGGCGCATAATAACGCTGTCTATTTTTCACTTAACCCATTTATAAAAAGAAAAATTGCCGGATTCATAGTTGGCAGCTGGTTGTGCAGAGGTTTGATATAACATACCTTGCTGACGAAATTGCTTAGTATGTTCAATCGCAGCTTCTGCTGAATTAATCCCTTTTTTCTGCCATTCTAACAAGATACGGTCGATATAACGAAATGATATTTTCCCACAAAATACTGCCTCTCTCAAAGCAACCCGAATTACATCCTCACGGTACCCATCTTCATCGATCCACTGAGCCAACGTCTCACATTCCATCGGTGATAAAGGACGCCCAAATTCGTGCTCAAATAACTGAAATACGCTTTGATAGTCAGCTTTTTCCTCAGATACCCCTACTTTTTCTTCGCGCTCCAGAATAAATTCCGCCAATCGTTGGTAAAGGGGTAGCAGATGATACTGTTCACTATGAAGCCCTTGCTCATCTACGCTCTTTTCGATTGTAAGAAACCCTTCACCAATTAAGGTGTGTAACCAACCTACAATCTGATCTGCTGCTACACTCATCCGGCCCTCCAGTTCTGCTACTGTCGGGAAAGAATTACCTTCTTTTTCTTTGAAGTGGATGAGTTGTATCAGCAACATCACTTGACCTTCTGAAAGCCCCAATTGAGCGTACTCAGATATAAGCAATGCGGGTACGGATACATTCCCCTGTTCCAAGATCTGTACTACCGTAACCACAGCGCTATTTACATCTTTCATCGTTCCCACCTCTTACTCTTACTATAGCAACCACAAAAAGAAAAAAACAGGCTTGAAAAAATAAGACGCATCGGGTTCCCCGATGCGTCAAGCCATAACACCCACAATCTGATTTTCTACTCTCAGATTATAAGAAATGGTTCAAAATCCCTACCCTATGGATACATCCGATTGAGCATACGTGGGAACGGAATCGCTTCACGTACATGTTCCAAACCGCATATCCAGGCGACTGTGCGCTCCAAGCCAATCCCAAATCCCGAATGGGGGACAGAGCCGTATTTACGTAAGTCAAGGTACCACTGATAAACATCTGTTGATAGTTTGTGCTCAGCAAACCGCTGTTCTAATAAGGCAGGATCGTCAATACGTTGACTACCTCCGATAATTTCCCCGTACCCTTCAGGCGCAATCAAATCCGCACAGAGAACCACCTCAGGTCTTTGTGGATCGGGCTTCATATAAAACGATTTTAACTCTGTCGGGTAGTGCGTAATAAAAACAGGTCGATCATAGCTTTCTGCAATCTTCGTCTCATGCGGGGAACCAAAATCATCCCCCCACGTAAATTCGAACCCTTCCTTATTAAGGAATTCCACTGCTTCATCATATGTAATACGAGCAAAGGGGGCTTTTATCTGCTCCAGCTTAGAGACGTCACGCTCCAATGTATTTAACTCCGATCGACATGTTTTTAACACATGATCTACGATATGACTGAGGAATTCTTCTTGCATCACTAAGCTCTCTTCATGTTCCACGAAAGCCATCTCCGGTTCAATCATCCAAAACTCAATCAGATGACGACGCGTTTTTGATTTTTCCGCACGAAAAGTTGGACCAAAGGAATAGACACGACCCATCGCCATCGCAGCGGCTTCCATATATAATTGTCCGCTTTGCGATAGATACGCATCTTCATCAAAATATTTTGTATGAAAGAGCTCTGTCGTCCCTTCGCATGAAGACGGGGTAAGTACAGGTGGATCCACCAGCGTAAAGCTTTGCTGACTCAACCAATCCTGCATCGCATGGATAATTTCACCACGAATACGCAAAATCGCTTGTTGCCGTGGAGAGCGAAGCCATAAATGGCGATGATCCATTAAAAACTCAATACCATGCTCTTTAAGCGAGATCGGATACTCTTCCGCCGCTTGAATCACTTCTACTTGTGTTACATCCAATTCATACCCACTTGGGGCGCGTTCATCAGCCCGTATCGTTCCCCAAACATACAAAGAACTTTCTTGCGGTAAATTTTTAACTGCTTCCCATATTTCAGCCGGTACTTGCTTTTTCAATAGCACACCCTGAATAAATCCCGTTCCATCTCGTAATTGTAAAAATTGTATTTTTCCACTTGATCGCTTGTTATAGAGCCATGCACCAATTCTTACTTCTTCCCCTACATGACTAGACACATCTTTAATCAACGTTGGCATAACTCGCCTTCCTCCTATAGCCATATAAACTTTAAGCCATTATACCGCTGGGTTGTCCAGTCGTCAACGAACCACTAGAAAGAATCACCAGTATGAAAGCTTTTGTTAAAGGAAATGATCACAGATAGACCACCACCCACAAAAAAGTTGAAGGTGATGAAATGATCCAAGATGTAGCAACCAAAACGATTGCAACCGTTTTAAACAAGCAAGTTGCCAACTGGAGCGTTCTGTATGTGAAGTTGCACAACTTCCACTGGTATGTAAAAGGAAAACACTTTTACGAGTTACACACCAAATTTGAAGAATTTTATACTGAAGCTGCTGCCTATGTAGACGAACTGGCAGAGCGCCTACTAGCCATTGGAGGCAAGCCAATCGGCAGTATGAAAGAATACCTGAGTGAAGCTTCCATATCAGAGGCAACAGGGAATGAGAGTACCGAACAAATGGTGAGAAGTATAAATAACGACTTCCGTATGCTTGTCTCTGACCTTCATCAAGGCATTCATATCGCGGAGAGCGAAGACGATCATGCCACAGCAGATATGCTCACACACATTCGTACCAACATTGAAAAGCACAGTTGGATGCTAGAATCATTTTTGGTTAGGGATTAAAACATCAACAGGAGTTGCGAAAAAAGATATTCGCAACTCCTGTTTTCATTTATCTCCCAACTAATCCTTGTTTTCATAGCAGTTTCATTATAAACTTCATTAATACATATATCGTATCTAAATATGGAGGCTAAATGTGTGATGGCTAAAAAGATAAGCAAATCCCTTACTTTACTTCTTATGATCGTTATACTAACCGCTTGTTCCCTGTCCGCAGACACCGAAACACCTGCTGCCAATCTCCCAAAAGAAACAACAACAAAGGTACCTAAAGAACCGCCTCCTCCACGAACGATTACCATTGCTGCAATGGGTGACTTAATGATGCATAGTGATCAAATTCAAGCGGGTAAACAAGCAGACGGCAGCTACCAATACGACTCTTTCTTTACTGAGATTGAACCATACCTAAAAGAAGCCGATCTAGCCATTGCCAACTTTGAAACCACATTAGCTGGGGAAGAGCGCCCCTATAGTGGATACCCACGTTTTCATGCTCCCGATGCCTTTGCAGATGCCGTTTTGCGTGCTGGTTTCGACTTAGTTACCACCGCAAACAACCATTCTATGGACACAGGCGAAAAGGGAGTTATTCGTACCTATACTCAATTGAAAAAAAGTGGCCTTATCCCTGTAGGTACAGCACCTACCGCAGCAGAACAAAAACCGGTCATCGTTGAGAAAAATGGAATTAAATTAGCTTTCCTCGCCTATGCGGAACACACTAATGGACTTCCTGTACCCGCGGAGAAACAATACCTAGTCAACTTAATCGATCCTGTTAAAATGAAAAAAGATATTGAGCTGAGTAAGGAGCTGGGAGCCGAAGCGGTTATAGTCGGGCTTCATTTTGGACCCGAATATCAGCGTTCACCAAGTGAACAACAACAAAAAATTGTGGAACAAGCCTTTAAATTTGGAGCCGATGTGGTCCTAGGTGGGCATCCACACGTCTTACAGCCGATGAAACAGACGGAAGTAGAAGGAGAAGAAAAATTCGTAATCTACTCCATGGGTAACGCTATATCTGGACAAACCATCGATTATACTGATGAAGGAATTTTAGTATATGTGACCCTAACTGAAGACCCCCATACAAAACAGATTTCATTTGAAAAAGCTTCCTATATTCCAACGTACCGTCACAAGTATACTGCAGCGGGAAAGCGTCATTTTAGTATCTTACCCATTACGAGTGCGAACCCCACCTTTGAAGATGTGCCGCAGGTGCCACAAAACAATATCTCGGCCGCTTGGAAAAATACGACCACACTTATGGAAAAACACCAAGCATTCCCTGTGTTTTCACCAACTGCAGAGACACAAAAATAATTCTTGTCAGCATAAACCATCCCCTTTTATTTATTGCACACTTTACCTTCTTCATCTCGTGCACGATTTAGGGCACTGCTTGATCGGCGTTTGCGATAAGATTCGAATTGCCTTAGGGATATCCGAGACATCGAGGTATAGACGATTGTCCTCTCCCAAATATATAGTACTTACCCTCATTTCACACCATAACCCTCCGAAAATAGGACTAAGAATACCAGGCATTCCGGGTGGAAAATCAGAGACTTGCAACACGTTATTCTCCCTACTTTGAATGCCAAAAAATCTCAATACTCCCCGCATCAATATATTTTGCTGTAGTACATTTTCACCTGGTGGACCCACGACAATCAGATTTAGATTTAGTCCCGATGGTAACTTCCGAGTAATAACCGCTGTAACATTAACGCCTACACCTACTAGCGCATCTAAGATACAACTATATGTTTGATCATCGGCAAGAAATGTAAACTGCCTGCGAACCATAAAAGTAAATCCGTCACTCTCGTTAGCCCCATTCTCTATTCTTTCTACCTCTGCTCCTATTCTTGGCACCTTATTCTCTCCTTTCTATCGTTCTATTCTACCAGTATATGTAAAATTATATAGAAATGAGCACGGCAGCTTAATTGATTACAAAAAGCTGGGCAGCTTACACCCAGCTTTTTGTAATCTAACTCATTTCAGCAAGTGCCGAAGCAGCTGATTAGAAATTTCCATATAGAGAAGTGAGACTTTATCTTTTAGCTCGTCTTCTGCATTACCTTTTCATCTGTTAAGGCAGTGGTGGCAGTCTCTTGTAGACCAAAATAGTGGATCTGCTCTCCATAACCATAACTACCATGTTCACTCAAATCTAAGCCATTCCATTCCTCTTCTTCTGACACACGCAACCCAATCGTCTTTTTTAGTCCCCACAAGATAAGAAAACTTGCACTAGCCACGTAGAGCGAGACGACCAGTATCCCCAGAGCTTGAATCCCGAGTTGGCTCCATCCTCCACCATAAAACAGACCAGCTCTTCCGACACCCGTCATCTCTACTAAGCGTGGAGATGCGAAAAATCCAGTAGATAAAGTCCCCCAGATCCCTGCGATCCCGTGTACAGAAAAAGCATAGATAGGATCATCAATCCCTTTTCGTTCAAAGAAATGTGAAGTCCATGCTGTCAAAGACCCTGCAATTGCTCCGATCACAACCGCTGCCCACGGTTCTACAAACGCACATGCTGCTGTAATCGCGACTAATGCCGCCAATACTCCATTAAGAAGCGCGGGTATTTCAAAAGTACCTACAATCAACCTTCCGGCTACAAGAGCAGCAATTGCACCCGCTGCTGCTGCCAATTGAGTGGTTAATGCGACATATCCAAAAAATCCGTCCATAGCTCCTAACGTACTTCCCGCGTTAAAACCAAACCATCCAACCCAAATAATTAATACCCCTAAAACCGTATACACCTGATTGTGACCAGGTAGCATGTTCGACGAGCCATCCTTATTAAATTTTCCTAGCCGAGGACCAAGAAGAAGTGTAGCAATCAATGCAGCTATTCCCCCTTGTAGATGGACGACGGTCGAACCCGCAAAATCTTGCTTACCCAATTCTGAAAGCCACCCTCCGCCCCATATCCAATGGCCAACAACCGGGTAAATAATAATGGTAAATAAAGCTCCAAAGATGAAATATACACTTAATTTAGCACGTTCAGCGAAACCTCCCCACGCTATCGCCAATGATACAGCCACAAATGCCATTTGGAATAAATACATAATTTCGATCGGAAATTCTTGTTCACCGGCAAAGTTGAGAAACCATCCACTGGTGCCAAAAAGCGCATTTCCTTCACCAAATGTGATTGCATACCCGAATGCCCAAAAGCAAAGCGCGGCTATCGCAAAACTGAGCACTTGTTTCCCGGCAATATGCCCTGCGTTTTTCATCCGAGTAGAACCTGCTTCCAAAAGAGCAAAGCCAGCCTGCATAAAAATTACCAATATTGCTGCCAACATAACCCAAACCATATCTACTGCTGCCGCTACACTAGCTACGTCCATTTCTTTACCCCCATTATGTTAACTTTACTAACACAAAATCTTCTTGTCACCAATATTAGCACAGTAACAGCAAAGGGTCAAGAAATAATGTCATGTTTTCTAACATAGAATATACATTCTTCCCTAGTTTAAGTTCTCCACCAATTTATTACTAAAAAAACCCTTAACACCTGCAGGTGTTAAGGGTTTTAAGCTCTTAATAAAGCGATAAATACTGCTCTCGCTCCCAAGGATGTACTTGCGTACGGAACATATCCCATTCAATCTCTTTCGCTTCTACAAAATGCTGGAAGGCATGATCGCCCAGTGCATCACGAATCACTTTACTCTCCTTAAGTGCATCCAGCGCTTCAGCTAGCGTAGAAGGTAAACTTTCGATTCCTGCATCCTTCCGTTCTGATTCATCCATCACATAAATATTGCGATCAGTCTGTTCTGGCAGATCTAACTCGTTTTTAATTCCATCTAGTCCTGCTTTAAGCATAACCGCTAAGGCTAAATACGGATTAGCTGCAGGATCAGGATTACGCAATTCAATCCGTGTGCTCATCCCTCGAGATGCCGGAACCCGCACTAATGGACTTCGGTTCTTCGGTGACCACGCTACATAGCAAGGAGCTTCAAAACCGGGAACCAAACGCTTATATGAGTTAACAACCGGATTGGTAACAGCAGCAAACGCGCGTGCATGTTTTAATATACCCGCTAAATATTGGCGTGCCGTTTTGCTCAAACCAAGCTCATCTTGCTCATCATAAAACGAGTTGACGCTTCCTTTAAATAGAGATTGATGACAATGCATACCTGAACCGTTCACACCATATAGCGGCTTTGGCATAAAAGTAGCGTGCAAACCGTGCTGACGTGCAATGTTTTTAACCATCAGCTTAAACATCTGGATGTTATCAGCCGCTTGCAGAGCATTGGCATACTTAAAATCGATCTCATGCTGACCTGGGGCCACTTCATGATGAGATGCTTCCACTTCAAATCCCATTTTATCTAGTGTTACCACAATTTCACGGCGACAGTTTTCCCCTAAGTCTAAAGGAGCTAAGTCAAAATATCCACCTTTATCATTTAGGCGCATTGTCGGTTCGCCTGCTTCATCCGATTTAAAGAGGAAAAACTCAGGCTCTGGGCCTACATTCATAGCAGTGAAGCCCATATCGCTCGCTTCGGCCAGCGCTCTTTTTAAAATACCGCGCGGATCGCCAGCAAATGGCGTACCATCGGCATTGTAAATATCACAAAGCAGACCTGCTACTTTTCCACCTTCTGAATCAGACGACCACGGGAAGATCATCCAAGTGTTTAAATCAGGGTACAAATACATATCCGATTCTTCAATACGAACAAAACCTTCGATCGAAGAACCATCAAACATCATTTTATTATCAAGGGCTTTCCCCAATTGACTGCGTGGTATCTCTACATTCTTGATGGTTCCTAACAAATCACTAAACATCAAGCGAATGTACTGGACATTTTCTCGTTCTACGGAAGCCAAAATTTCATCTTTTGTAAAGGTACGTGCCATCAATGAATTCCCCTCTCAGATAGTAGGTAAGATTAGTGGAAAAAGCGCGCTAAGTCTCCGCGAGTTAAGTGGTTTCTCTTGCTGGCAGAATCACTGAGTTGTCTTTTCAAGAGCTTATGCAAATCTTCATCTGACATATCTTGTTGCTGTGCTTTCGCATCTACAGAAGATGAAGGCTCCTGCACGATCGCTTCACCCGAGCGACCTTGTCTCAACATCTCCTTGATTCCCGCAATGTTCACTTTCTTCTCCAACAACGAGCGGATCTCTAGCAAGCGATCCACATCATGAAACGAAAACAAACGTTGGTTTCCTTGGGTGCGAGAAGGTTGAATGAGCCCTTGTTGCTCATAATAACGAATTTGCCTCGGAGTAAGCTCGGTCAACTTCGTTATTATGCGCATAGGAAACAAAGGCATACTACGACGGATATCATCGTTCATTCCAACATCCTCCTCTCACTTTCTTCTCTTTCATTATACTCATCTCCCCTTCTATTGTCAATTTAATAACCAAAATGATGTTAGTTTTTTTTACATCATATCCAAATAAGCAAGAAAAACCAACCAATCATCCCAAACATAAGGATCCCTTTCATAAAAACACCGCCTAAGAACCCGACGAGAGTACTTCCACCAACCTTTAACGCCTCCTGCCAAGAACGGCGTTTATAGAGTTCAACCAAAAAAACTGCCACAAATGGACCTACTATCAGCCCTAGTGGCCCTAAAAGGAAAGGAGCAATAATTGCTCCAGCAAGAGCTGACCACATCGCTGTTCGCGATCCACCTGTGGTACGGGCAGCGACCGCACTGGCGGCATAATCAATCACAATGATCAGCACCGTTAAGATACTCGCGATAATCCAAAAACCTATTCCTAATTGTGTCTGATCAATTGCAAAGTGATATACAATAAATGCAACGAGCACAAGCGGACTATCCGGCAACACTGGCAAAAATAAACCTGCAAATGCGAGGACAAATAACACAGCAATAACGAACCACCAGAATATATCCATATTTTTACCCCTTTTTCATTTTTCCTGTTGTCAACATACGATCTAAAGCGATTAATATACCTGCTTTCCC
This sequence is a window from Mechercharimyces sp. CAU 1602. Protein-coding genes within it:
- a CDS encoding MerR family transcriptional regulator; translation: MNDDIRRSMPLFPMRIITKLTELTPRQIRYYEQQGLIQPSRTQGNQRLFSFHDVDRLLEIRSLLEKKVNIAGIKEMLRQGRSGEAIVQEPSSSVDAKAQQQDMSDEDLHKLLKRQLSDSASKRNHLTRGDLARFFH
- a CDS encoding YheC/YheD family protein, with the translated sequence MAQIVGVLVSKGTLKNGLKGCSPYESFALYDLYGSKHGVKPIFFSLDDIRFSRREVRAYIRTGAGHYESRMFPLPRWIHHRTRPFGKSVKKLIQLKSLHGLTLYNANNRLDKWDVYSKLVQNPEIKPHLPETSLLTLEESERLLDTYSCVYLKPTNKSLAIGLVKVERVGGDKVRVSYPRKTPTRILASSDWRKLQHKLMKQGKYLVQQAIPLASLEGCPYDLRVSALRGREGKWQVAGQVAKVGPSSGIATNVSVGGRALPFSSVYHLSAYSFEEISAKIDEVVLRAADQLGEMDAGLADLGFDVGIDHSGNVWIIEVNGRDLRITFRQAREFQLWNRTFEYPMAYAAYLAEQKEEYECTEEKRRGKAVVTPGNLPMQGLGAGSVEISVRERVSREAGEYPVTVFGKNVPPLGKAIAFQTGISPTSLYLKQVTAELVRLQPEVIQIENRPLFISAIRRACPSAKIVLYLHSETFIRPPNGKPKTIGAELAQCDLILTNSEFMKRRIAERFPMCLPKIDVLPLGVDVDQFHPIDKEDEKRIAVRERLRIANKKVILYVGRIIAQKSVHVLLDVFPQIKKAHPDAHLLVVGSTHYSGDKETRYLQLVRKRMERVKGDVTWITATAHEKLVTYYQIADLLVTPSRGSEAYGLVNLEGMATGLPVVSTTNGGIPEVIQHGKNGILIEPKELQTRLAEACIELLYDPVKAEQLGKAARQRVQEKFSWEEVAKKEIQLTRSLISCDDQLKKATNQ
- a CDS encoding DnaD domain-containing protein — translated: MKDVNSAVVTVVQILEQGNVSVPALLISEYAQLGLSEGQVMLLIQLIHFKEKEGNSFPTVAELEGRMSVAADQIVGWLHTLIGEGFLTIEKSVDEQGLHSEQYHLLPLYQRLAEFILEREEKVGVSEEKADYQSVFQLFEHEFGRPLSPMECETLAQWIDEDGYREDVIRVALREAVFCGKISFRYIDRILLEWQKKGINSAEAAIEHTKQFRQQGMLYQTSAQPAANYESGNFSFYKWVK
- a CDS encoding DUF456 domain-containing protein — translated: MDIFWWFVIAVLFVLAFAGLFLPVLPDSPLVLVAFIVYHFAIDQTQLGIGFWIIASILTVLIIVIDYAASAVAARTTGGSRTAMWSALAGAIIAPFLLGPLGLIVGPFVAVFLVELYKRRSWQEALKVGGSTLVGFLGGVFMKGILMFGMIGWFFLLIWI
- the asnS gene encoding asparagine--tRNA ligase, coding for MPTLIKDVSSHVGEEVRIGAWLYNKRSSGKIQFLQLRDGTGFIQGVLLKKQVPAEIWEAVKNLPQESSLYVWGTIRADERAPSGYELDVTQVEVIQAAEEYPISLKEHGIEFLMDHRHLWLRSPRQQAILRIRGEIIHAMQDWLSQQSFTLVDPPVLTPSSCEGTTELFHTKYFDEDAYLSQSGQLYMEAAAMAMGRVYSFGPTFRAEKSKTRRHLIEFWMIEPEMAFVEHEESLVMQEEFLSHIVDHVLKTCRSELNTLERDVSKLEQIKAPFARITYDEAVEFLNKEGFEFTWGDDFGSPHETKIAESYDRPVFITHYPTELKSFYMKPDPQRPEVVLCADLIAPEGYGEIIGGSQRIDDPALLEQRFAEHKLSTDVYQWYLDLRKYGSVPHSGFGIGLERTVAWICGLEHVREAIPFPRMLNRMYP
- a CDS encoding CapA family protein, translated to MAKKISKSLTLLLMIVILTACSLSADTETPAANLPKETTTKVPKEPPPPRTITIAAMGDLMMHSDQIQAGKQADGSYQYDSFFTEIEPYLKEADLAIANFETTLAGEERPYSGYPRFHAPDAFADAVLRAGFDLVTTANNHSMDTGEKGVIRTYTQLKKSGLIPVGTAPTAAEQKPVIVEKNGIKLAFLAYAEHTNGLPVPAEKQYLVNLIDPVKMKKDIELSKELGAEAVIVGLHFGPEYQRSPSEQQQKIVEQAFKFGADVVLGGHPHVLQPMKQTEVEGEEKFVIYSMGNAISGQTIDYTDEGILVYVTLTEDPHTKQISFEKASYIPTYRHKYTAAGKRHFSILPITSANPTFEDVPQVPQNNISAAWKNTTTLMEKHQAFPVFSPTAETQK
- the glnA gene encoding type I glutamate--ammonia ligase, giving the protein MARTFTKDEILASVERENVQYIRLMFSDLLGTIKNVEIPRSQLGKALDNKMMFDGSSIEGFVRIEESDMYLYPDLNTWMIFPWSSDSEGGKVAGLLCDIYNADGTPFAGDPRGILKRALAEASDMGFTAMNVGPEPEFFLFKSDEAGEPTMRLNDKGGYFDLAPLDLGENCRREIVVTLDKMGFEVEASHHEVAPGQHEIDFKYANALQAADNIQMFKLMVKNIARQHGLHATFMPKPLYGVNGSGMHCHQSLFKGSVNSFYDEQDELGLSKTARQYLAGILKHARAFAAVTNPVVNSYKRLVPGFEAPCYVAWSPKNRSPLVRVPASRGMSTRIELRNPDPAANPYLALAVMLKAGLDGIKNELDLPEQTDRNIYVMDESERKDAGIESLPSTLAEALDALKESKVIRDALGDHAFQHFVEAKEIEWDMFRTQVHPWEREQYLSLY
- a CDS encoding Dps family protein, translated to MIQDVATKTIATVLNKQVANWSVLYVKLHNFHWYVKGKHFYELHTKFEEFYTEAAAYVDELAERLLAIGGKPIGSMKEYLSEASISEATGNESTEQMVRSINNDFRMLVSDLHQGIHIAESEDDHATADMLTHIRTNIEKHSWMLESFLVRD
- a CDS encoding ammonium transporter, giving the protein MDVASVAAAVDMVWVMLAAILVIFMQAGFALLEAGSTRMKNAGHIAGKQVLSFAIAALCFWAFGYAITFGEGNALFGTSGWFLNFAGEQEFPIEIMYLFQMAFVAVSLAIAWGGFAERAKLSVYFIFGALFTIIIYPVVGHWIWGGGWLSELGKQDFAGSTVVHLQGGIAALIATLLLGPRLGKFNKDGSSNMLPGHNQVYTVLGVLIIWVGWFGFNAGSTLGAMDGFFGYVALTTQLAAAAGAIAALVAGRLIVGTFEIPALLNGVLAALVAITAACAFVEPWAAVVIGAIAGSLTAWTSHFFERKGIDDPIYAFSVHGIAGIWGTLSTGFFASPRLVEMTGVGRAGLFYGGGWSQLGIQALGILVVSLYVASASFLILWGLKKTIGLRVSEEEEWNGLDLSEHGSYGYGEQIHYFGLQETATTALTDEKVMQKTS